A genomic window from Martelella lutilitoris includes:
- the hfq gene encoding RNA chaperone Hfq — protein sequence MAERSQNLQDLFLNTVRKQKISLTIFLINGVKLTGVVTSFDNFCVLLRRDGHSQLVYKHAISTIMPGQPVQMFENDDNAS from the coding sequence ATGGCGGAACGTTCTCAGAATTTGCAGGATCTTTTTCTCAATACTGTCCGCAAGCAGAAGATCTCGCTCACGATTTTTCTCATCAACGGGGTAAAACTGACGGGTGTTGTCACGTCTTTTGACAATTTCTGCGTTTTGTTGCGTCGCGATGGGCATTCCCAGCTGGTCTACAAGCATGCGATCTCGACGATCATGCCTGGCCAGCCGGTGCAGATGTTCGAGAACGACGACAACGCCTCCTGA